A window of Streptomyces broussonetiae genomic DNA:
GGCGGCTCCGGCCTGAGCCCCGTACGCCTGGCCACCCTGCACACCCGTCTGGCCAAGGTCGCCCACACGGCGGGACGATGGAGCGACGGCAACCGGCAGATCGCCCGCGCCCGCGAGGTGCTGGCCGCCTCACCGGACGAGGCGAGCACCGCGGCCGTCGACGTCACGGCCGCCTACCTGGCCCTCGACACGCCCGGTTCCGACCGCACCCTGCATGCGGAGAAGCTCGCCCGGTCCGCCGCCGACACCGCCGAGCGCCACGGCCTGCCGGTCGTGGCCTGCCAGGCGCAGGAACTCCTCGCGACCGTCGCCCGCGAGCGGGACCCGGAGGAGTCGGAGGCGATGCTCGGCAAGGCCCTCACCACGGCCGAACGTCACCGCCTGCCCCTGCAACGCATGTACGCGGCCACTCGTATGGGCGGCAACGCCTGGCTCGCCGACGGCGACACCTCAGGACTTGCGGCGGCGCGTGAGGAGGCCCTGCGGCTCGGCTCGGTGAACATCGTGCACACCGTGGACGGCATCCTCGTACTCGACGCGGTCCTGCGCGGCCGGTACGACGAGGCCCGTTCGGCCGCCGCCGAGTGCCTGGCCGTCGTACGCCGCCTGCGTCTCGCCCCCGCCGTGCGGTACGTGCTGATGGCGCAGGCCGTGCTGGAGGCGCACCACGCGAACTCCCCGGCGATGGAGACGGCGTTGGCAGCCTTCGCCGAGTGGGACGGCGCCGGTTCGCAGGAGGAGCCGCTGAGCCACGGTCTGGCCCGCGCCTTCTGTGCCCTGCTGGAGGAGGACCGCGCCGGGGCCCGGGCCGTGCTGGGGCACGTGCTGGCGCTGGAGGCGGACAACCCCTCCACCTACCATCTCGGCGGCACCCACGGGCTCCTTCTGCTGCTGGACGTGCTGGCCGGGGCCGCGGACCGGGCCCGGCACGAGGAGATCACCGCCACCGCCGTCGCCCGGATGCGCTGGAACCGGCAGTTCGTACTGCTCTCCGAGGCGGTACTGCTGGGCCGCGAGGGCGCGGGAGCCGAGGCCGCGGCCGCGGTCGAGTCGGCACTGACGGTGGCGGAGCCCTATCCGCTGGCCCAGCACCTGGGACTGCGACTGGTCTCCGACCCGGCGCACCAGGACGGCTGGGGCGATCCGGTGAGCTGGCTGCGGCGGGCGGAGCACTACTTCCACGAACGCGACATCCCGGCCGTGACGGGAGCCTGCCGGGCCGGGCTGCGCCGGCTCGGTGCCCCCGTGCACCAGCACCGCACCGGCACCAGCGGCATCCCCGACCACCTGCGCGCCCAGGGCGTCACCGTCCGTGAGTTCGAGGTGTTCCGGCTGCTCGCTGAACGCCTGGGCAACAAGGACATCGCCGACCGGCTGTTCATCTCGCCCCGTACGGCGGAGAAGCACATCGCGAGTCTGATCACGAAGACGGGGGCGGCCAACCGGGCGGAGCTGTGCGCCCGGTCGGCCGCCCTGCGGGACGCCTGGGTCGTGTCGTCGGATTCCCGCCGTCCGCCCGGAGAGTGGGCTTCGCGGGGCAGACGGTAGTTCGACGACAGGGCCTGGCACCCACCTAGCGCATCCCGCGCACCGCCCGGGAACCGAGCACCGCCACCGCCGTGAGCACGAGCACCACGGCCACCGCGCCGAACAGGGCGAGCGTGTCGATCCGGGCCAGCGCGCCGCACACGATCAGGGAGAGCGGGGCGGCCGCGTAACCGAGGACCATGTCGACCGAGACGACCCGGCTGAGCACGTCCTGCGGGATGTTCCGCTGGATCCAGCTGAGTCCGAACACGCCCTGGAATCCGATGGCGAAGCCCATGGCGAGCACGGTGGCCACGACGGCCGGGGTGCTGTGGACCAGACCGAGCACGGCCATCCCGGCACCCAGCCAGCCGGCGAGCGCCGCCACCAGCAGTCCGACCCGGGGCCGGCCGCCGAGGGCGCCGCCCGCCAGCGTGCCGAGCATGGCGCCGCCCGCGAGGGAGCCGTTCAGTACGCCCAGCGTGGTGGAGCCGCCGCGCAGCACCTGGTCGGCGAGGGTGGCGAAGCCGACGGTGAAAGGCCCGGCGTAACAGAAGTTCACGGCGGTGTCGAGGGCGACGATCGTGCGCAGCCGGGGGTCGCGGAGAGTGAAGGTGACGCCCTCGCGGATCCTCGCGCCGAGGGACGGCTGCGGAGTCGTGTCGGCACTCTGCCGGGGGCCGGCCGGCCTGGGCCGGGTGCGGATGCTCGCCACGCACCACCCGCACAGGGCGAAGCAGACGGCATCCACCAGGAAGGCGACCGGGGCCCGGGTCATGGCGATGACCAGGCCGCCGACGGCCGGGCCGATCACGGCGGCGGTTCGTGCACCGGCGCCCAGCAGGGCGTTGGCCGGGGTGAGGAGGCTCTCGTCCACGACGGAGGGGAGGATGGACACGC
This region includes:
- a CDS encoding helix-turn-helix transcriptional regulator — encoded protein: MRSHAPSLVGRDSQLALLERSLADARQGRGGVVFLVGEAGVGKSRLAAEAVGGALGAGMRVLRGRSSTTGPAVPFRPLTEALMSLFRGGEPMDDLALGPYRPVLGRLIPDWDTGERDSTSMVILGEAVLRLLIAAGRGQAQLLLLEDLHDADPETLGVLEYLVDNLEYTPVLLLATVRTDFSDALDLAQSARRRGAATLVELPPLTRPQAHQMIAAQLGAKGPEEVPGAVLERLWADSSGSPYLVEELLQSMIGAGTLVQAPDGWRAVGDLRSDVSSTLARGILRRIDRLGAQGLTLLSAAAVLGRRFPLTVLQRMTGVDDRALLSHLHAAVAARLVLPDEPAPDWYSFRHSLTVEALFTQMTPGRRAELARRGAEAVEELHPALGGDWCALAAGLRCEAGDQEEAGLLFADAGGRALGAGALGSAVTLLTRAENLLAGAGDPQARAAVLENLLPALAEAGDFARALDLAEDLHVLGGSGLSPVRLATLHTRLAKVAHTAGRWSDGNRQIARAREVLAASPDEASTAAVDVTAAYLALDTPGSDRTLHAEKLARSAADTAERHGLPVVACQAQELLATVARERDPEESEAMLGKALTTAERHRLPLQRMYAATRMGGNAWLADGDTSGLAAAREEALRLGSVNIVHTVDGILVLDAVLRGRYDEARSAAAECLAVVRRLRLAPAVRYVLMAQAVLEAHHANSPAMETALAAFAEWDGAGSQEEPLSHGLARAFCALLEEDRAGARAVLGHVLALEADNPSTYHLGGTHGLLLLLDVLAGAADRARHEEITATAVARMRWNRQFVLLSEAVLLGREGAGAEAAAAVESALTVAEPYPLAQHLGLRLVSDPAHQDGWGDPVSWLRRAEHYFHERDIPAVTGACRAGLRRLGAPVHQHRTGTSGIPDHLRAQGVTVREFEVFRLLAERLGNKDIADRLFISPRTAEKHIASLITKTGAANRAELCARSAALRDAWVVSSDSRRPPGEWASRGRR
- a CDS encoding MFS transporter, with amino-acid sequence MATTLAGAGPRLWAPARHRPFRLLWLGQSLSLLGDGFSVVAFSWITLGLTGSTLALGYVLAFQAVPRALLTLVGGTLSDSWSTRTLMIASSWTRAALMAGVGAVGLTGHLTVWMLCAAAAAFGAVDAFFQPARVSILPSVVDESLLTPANALLGAGARTAAVIGPAVGGLVIAMTRAPVAFLVDAVCFALCGWCVASIRTRPRPAGPRQSADTTPQPSLGARIREGVTFTLRDPRLRTIVALDTAVNFCYAGPFTVGFATLADQVLRGGSTTLGVLNGSLAGGAMLGTLAGGALGGRPRVGLLVAALAGWLGAGMAVLGLVHSTPAVVATVLAMGFAIGFQGVFGLSWIQRNIPQDVLSRVVSVDMVLGYAAAPLSLIVCGALARIDTLALFGAVAVVLVLTAVAVLGSRAVRGMR